TGCAAACATGTTCGGCGGCGTGACGGGCGAGTTTGCCGGGGGTGAGAATCGCGCCGAGGATTTCACTGCCGATGATTTCGCGGGCGGCAGCCTGGATTTCCGGGCTGACCGTGTACAACTTCACCTGGCGCTTGGGCTTGCCGGCCTTTTTCACGAGTTCGTTAATACCGGCGACAATCTTCTGGGCATGGGAATGGGCGAATTCGACCGCCTTCATCATGTCCGCTTCGGAAATTTCCTGGCCAGCGCCCTCGATCATGACGAGGTCTTTTTCATTGCCGACGTAGACGAGGTCGAGATCGCTGTCCTTGCGCTGTTCATGCGTCGGATTGACGATGAGTTCACCGCCGACGCGAGCGACGCGGACCGCGGCGATGGGGCCGTGCCACGGAATATCGGAAACGGCCAACGCTGCCGACGCGCCATTGATGGCGAGCATGTCGGGATCATTCACGACATCCGCGCTGAGCAGGATGGCCATGATTTGCGTGTCGTTATAAAAGCCTTCGGGGAACAACGGGCGGCATGGACGGTCGATCATGCGGGCGGTGAGGATTTCCTTCTCGGTCGGGCGTCCTTCGCGCTTGAAGTAGCCGCCGGGGAATTTGCCTGCCGCCGCCGCTTTTTCGCGGTAATCGACGGTGAGCGGGAAGAAATCGAGTTCGTCGCGTGTGGAATTGCTGGCGACGGCGGTGACGATCAGGACGGTTTCGCCGTAGGTGACGACGGCGGCGCCGTCGGCCTGTTTGGCGAGTTTGCCGGTTTCAATGATGAGCTCTTTGTCCCCGACGGGGACGCGTACGGTATGGTGCATGCTTGGGCTTCGAACGCCCGGCAAGTGTCAGATTAATGGAATGATGTCCGCCCGCGCCTCGCGGTGTAAGCGGGCATCAATCCATCAATCCTCCAACGCCTGCCGAGCCAATCGCCTTTCTACTTTCTGAGGTTGAGTTTCTTGATAAGTTCGGAGTAGCGCTTCGTATCGGTCGAGCCCAAATAATCGAGCAACCGCCGCCGCTGTCCTACCATCTTTAGCAGACCACGTCGCGAACTGTGGTCCTTCTTGTGCATCTTCAAATGTTCTGTCAACTCGTTGATGCGCGAGGTCAACAGGGCGACCTGCACGTCCGCCGAGCCCGTGTCTTTCGGGTGAAGCTGAAATTGTTTGGTGACTTCCGACTTTTTTGCTATGGCAATCGTTTCCACTTGGTATTACGCCTTTCTCATTTGAACTCCGTCAGTTTAACGACGCCGGGGAGGAGTGTAAAGCTCGTTTTTTGGGATACGCGCCAGCGACTATTTTACTCGCGATTGGACGTCGCTTCGATATTAACGCTGGCATCAATCATTTGCGTGAGGGCCTGAATCCCTCGAGTTTGGGAAATGACCGCACTCGGTGACGGCGCGGACCCCTCCTGAGAATAGCGCTGATAGAAATCTTGATAATACTGGTAGCGTTTCTGCAGAGGAGACTGCGGATGTTGTTTCTCATGTTGTTCCAAGACGGCTTTCGCGGCGGCCAAGGGATAAACGGAGTCGTGAGGCGGCGCCTGCAATTTACCGGCAGCAACCAAGGCTTCCGCAAGGGCGCGGAGGTTGACGATTTCGGACAGATCGGGCCGCTCGTGATGAAGCTGCGGGTCGAGCCGCAGGATGTTCAAGGAGGCCGCGTCACAGTCGGCGTGGGTAAGGTAAACATGGCTGCGCAGCTCTTCGATACGTTTCCAAGCATTGATGTAATCGGGATCGAGAGCCACCGCTTTGCGATAAGAAGCGAGTGCTTCCGGATAGCGACCCTGTTCTTCGCGCAAGTAGCCCAGCAGGTAATGGATTTGCGGCTTGGTGGGTTGTTGGGTGACCAATTTAACGAAAACCTTTTCCGCTATGCCTTGGGCACGTTGGCCCTCAAAAATGCGCTCGCAACCGAAGCAGTGGCTTTCCATGCGCCCAAAACTGGTAGGCATCAGTTCGTAAGCACGACGGTAGTGCTCCTCGGCAGCATCGTTTTGCCCAAGGTCGGCCAGTCGCAGGGCGGTACGCGACTGCACGCAATAGGCGTCCGCAAAATGGGTGAGGGCATCCTCATACATCGCCACCGCGCGCTTGAGGAGACCGGCCTCGTAATAATCATCGGCCTGTTCGGACAGGCGGATGGTCTTGACGGCCTCGCGGTAGGTGGTGGCTTGGGCCTTGTCACCGCGAGCCTCAAGGATATCGGCGAGTATGGCGTAAACCCGCATGCGGTCGCCATGGGGTTCGTCGCCATCGGACGGATCAATGGCGATGGCCTGGCGGGCGGTCCGCTCGGCTTCTTCCAATTTGGCGGCACGCCGCAACAATTCCGCCTTCCAGATCAACGGCCGTTCTTCAAGTTGGTCGCGATGAAACAGTTCGTCGAGGCGGGGGATGAGGTTATCATCCCCAAGCGTAATGAGTAACTGATAAGCCGGGTCGTGGCCTCCCGACCTATCGAGGTAGGCGTCCAGGATCGCTCGGGCGTCGGCCTTATGGTCCGTGGTCGCCAGCGCAGAGGCTGCGACCACCGCCAGCGGTTCTTCATGTCGGTATGTCATCATGAGCAGTCCTGCCAGATCTTTCCGTCCCCACCAAGGAGCTTCATTCAGCAGAATCAACACATCCGCATCACGCCCCGCCTTGTGGTAGACGCCCGCCAACTCACCGAGGATCGAGCTCGCCTCGGTTGTGAATTCGCCGAACATCATCTCTCCCCGGGCGGCCTGCCGGGCTTCGTCATGCTTGACGGCATCGCGCAAGGCTGAGAGCAAAACGGCCTCGGCATCCGGGCCGCGATTGAGATCCAGCAGTGTCGCTGCGAGGCGGCTGCTATCATAGATGCTTGGGCTGTTGACCGAGCTGGTGGCGGAATGCTGGCGCAATGCCAGCAATCCCTCTTCCACCCAGTCGTCGCGCTTGAGCAGGCGACCGAGTTTGGCGAGTCTTGTCGCGGCGTCGTTCTCCGTGCCGCGCTTTAGCTCCGCGAACGCCTTCGAGAGAGTTTCGGGACTTATGCCCGGCGTACTGGCGATGCCCTGGCTCTGTAACATCTGCAACATGGCGGCAGCCTCGGATCCCTTCGATTGGGGAGGTGCTGTGAGAAGCTTGCGGAGTTCCGCGACGCCTTCGTCGACACGATCTGCGGCCAACAGAGCATTGGCAAGATGCTTGCGAATGGTAAGCCGTTGCGACGGGGTTAAGTTGGGACGGTCGGCAGCCGTGCGTGTCAGGGCTAGCATCTCCTCTGTTTCACCAACACGAGCGGCGAGATTGATGTAATTGTCCCAAAACGGCAGTTCCGGGCGGTCGGTCAGCGCTTCGTGGAGAAAATCGTAGAGCTGGCGCGTGTGGCCCGCGCGGTCCAGGGCCTCGATTGCTTCGCTTGGAAGACTGACTTCTGACTGGTAGCGAGCAGTGACTGTCAGATCGAGTTTTTTCAGCAGGGCAGCGGCATCCTTGGATTTGCCGCCGGCAATGAGGCCGAGCAGGTAGAACATCTGTGCGTTACGCCGACTTTCATCCCGCGTGTTTTGCAATATGGCATGGGAGGAGAGTTGGCGAAGACGGGCGGCAATATCGGACGAGTCGCTATTGGTCGCCACAACGGATTCCTTGGGCTCCGCGAATTTTTTCTCCAAAGCCTCGTATAAAGGCCCCGCATCCAACGAGCAGACCAGCGGCCATTGAGCGAGCTTAAGTTGGTCAATCATTTCAAGCGCCAATCGTTGAGTGAGCGCACGGGTATCGTCGCCGACGCCGATGCTCAATTGCACGGGCGCCACCAAGGCTCGACGGATCAATTTTTCCGCGCGTTCTTTTCCGACGAGCGTGACGAGGTCGGGAACTTCCAGAGTTGGCGTGTACCTTTCCGCTTCTATGTCGGAATCGGCGGACTGCAAGGCTTGCGCGGTAGCCTCGCGACTCATCTGGTCAATCTGCCTCTCGAAGCTTTTGACGAGTCGGTCCGGGTCATCGGAAGCGTTGTCGAGCGTCTCGGCGAAACTGGGGATTTGGTAGCTCAATTGCGCCAGGGAAGCATCTTTGCTTTTCGTGAGAATGGATTCAAAGGCCGTTAGGTCGTCGCGCTGGGCCTTCTGATTATTTGTCAACATGTGAACGAGAAGGCGCAGACACAACTCACGAACGGCCATGGCGCCCTTTCCCTGGGGGCGCGATTCAACCGCAGTGGCCAGCGCATTCCAAGCGTTGGGCGACGGCAGGGTGGCGACGACGGCTTGAAATTGCAGCGGCTGCATAATGACTTCGCTATCGGTGGGGTCGATCGGTTTGGAGGCCAGTACGAAGTAACGGTCGACCAACGACAACCAGTGTTCCGCAGCATCCTGGGGAGCAACGTCGGGAGATGCCGTATGGGCTGACTTGAGATCGGCAAGAAGCCTATCGCGTTCACTGGTGGGAGTATTAGTTGGCGAACCCGTGGTCTTGTTAGAAACCTCCTTGAGAACGGCGGCAGCACCCTGAAAGTCAACCGCCTTCGCTGTCACAGCAAGGATCGAAATCATGAAGCAGATGCGGATCGAGAACATGTGCCACCTCCGGAGGATAATTGTAAAGAAGCCAGCGAGCTGTTGACATAAAGAGGTCAGTCCGATTTTCATAATGAGTCGAGTGCGCGGCACGTTCGCCGCAACATCTTGTCCCGCTCCAATTGCATGCCGGTCTGGTAGATGCCCATAGCTCATGCCGACGCGTGTTGGCAAGATGAATTGTTTTGCGGGTCAGGCTGTGTACACCCCCGGTTTTGCGATGGAGCAACCGTAGGGAAAGGTGTTATCGCGGTTCCATTTACGGCGGGGTGTGCTGGCGTGATGGTCCACGTGAGGATTTCAACAGAACAACATTTGCTAACGTATTTTAGGGCAAGATGTTACGGACGTGCAGTTGGAATGCAACGTGCTGTTCTTACACTGACGACACAGCCCAACAAACATTTTGGAAGGAAAGAATGCAAACGACAGCGAATTCCAATTACACCGTTCTGGTTGTTGACGACGACGTCGCTCTTGGCGACGTGTGGCGGGATGCATTGTCAGGCGCAGGCTTCAACGTTCTCACTTCCAGCAGTGGACCGAAGGGCCTGGATACGATTCGACATGTGGGCAAAGTCGATGTGGTCCTGCTCGACTACAATATGCCGTGGCTCGATGGTTCCCAGACGTTGGAGCATTTGAAAGATCAGTTTCCACATGTCAAAACGATCGGTGTCACCGGGGTCGACGCTTCACGGATTCCAGACACCTTCCGCAAAGGGGTAGAGCAACTGTTGCTTAAGCCGATCAAGATTAGCGATCTGGTGGGCTCGATTCACTCCGTGCTCGGCGTAGCGGTCGGATCTAAAACGGCCAAACGCGGGACGACATATTGGATACGGTTCGGCTTGTGGTACGCGTTATATGTTGGCTGCTGTTATGGGATCCTCAGGTGGATCTACCAAATTGCGAACGAGACGATGCTTGCGCATTGATGTGAAGGAGCGGTCGAGTCGTTGCGATTGCTGAATCTTCAACATCGCCCTTTTCGCCACTTCTTCCGCAATTCTACCTTCAACAGCCCAATGTTTGTGCCTCCGTTAGAAAAGCTCCCAAAGCTTCCAAACCTTCCAAAGCCCACTCACGTGATTCTGGATGTCGCGGTAGGATGATCGGATGGATTGTGAATTGAGTATTATGGCAAACGGCTGGACCGCCACTGTCAAAGCTTCCGCCTACACGAAACCGTTTCGGTGGACAAGTCGGCGCGACACGCAGGGAGCCCCCTATACGTTTCTGCGAAACGAACCCATTTTTTTGGAGCACAGTTTCTGACCGAAGTGGAAGGAGGGCAGCGAGTTGGGTAGAAGAAAAGTGGATTTTTGAAATGGGTTCGTTTTGGAAAACGAACCCAAATTGAGGGGGTAAATGAGCCTCACTACGGTACACTTTCAACGATTTCGGAAGCTTTCTGCCCGCGCCAGTGCCCTGTACACGCATCATTTGACAATCGCGAGGTCGGGCGGTAGCATCCCGGGGCAGAGTCGCGAAGAAATGGTTGGGGACGTAGCTCAGCTGGTAGAGCGCCGCAATGGCATTGCGGAGGCCACGGGTTCAACTCCCGTCGTCTCCACCAACCCGCTTTTTGTCGGTTTGCGGCAGGTCTCCAAAAGCCTTGCTTTTTTTTCTAATTCCACTACATTGACGCGCCTTCTGAGGCGTAAGTGCTCTCCTCGGACGTAAAGACATGAACAGCAACATTCGGAATATCGGTATTATTGCGCACGTTGACCACGGCAAGACGACGCTGGTGGACAAGCTGTTGCGCGAGGGTGGGGTGTATCGCGCCAACCAGGCCATGGAAGAGCGCGCGATGGATTCGATGGACCTTGAGAAAGAGAAGGGCATCACCATCAGGGCCAAGAACGCCTCCGTTCATTGGGGCGGGCATACCATTAATATCGTGGACACGCCCGGCCACGCGGATTTCGGCGGGGAAGTGGAACGCATTCTCGGCATGGTGGACGGCGTGTTGCTGCTGGTGGACGCGTTTGATGGTCCCCAGGCGCAGACGCGGTTTGTATTGAAGAAGGCGTTGAGCCACGGCTTGAAGGTCATCGTGGTCATCAACAAGATCGATCGCGAACACGCCGACCCGCACAAGATGCACGACAAGGTGCTGGAGCTTTTGCTGGAGTTAAACGCCACCGAAGAACAATTCAATGCGCCGTTCATTTACGCCAGCGCCCGCGACGGGTACGCCGTACTGAAGATTGGCGATCCGATCACCAATGGCATGACGCCGTTGTTTGAAACCATTTTGAAACATATCCCGGCCCCGACAGCCGATATCAAGGCACCGTTCCAGATGCTCATCAGCAATCTCGATTGGAGCGATTACGTGGGCCGTATTGCCATTGGCAAGATCACCGGTGGTACCGTCAAGGTCGGCGATTCCATCGTGTGCATTCACAAGGACGGCAAACGCGAACGCGCCGCCGTAACGAAGGTCTGGGAATTCAGCGGCCTCAAGTCCGGCGAGATCGTCAACGGCGAGGCAGGCAATATCGTCGGCATCTCGGGTTTCGAGGAACTCGCGATCGGCGAAACGCTGTGCGATAGCGAGGAACGCGAGCCGGTGCCGTGGACCGAACTCGATCCGCCGACGATCCAAATGCAATTTGCCGTCAATGATGGCCCCCTCGCGGGCAAGGACGGAAAATTCGTCACCGCCCGCCATATTCGCGAGCGTCTCTACAAGGAGATCCGCACGAACATTTCGTTGATCGTTCGAGACACCGAGGCGGCGTACATTTTTCTGGTCAGCGCCCGTGGCGAAATGCAGATCGCGGTGCTCGTCGAGCAAATGCGCCGTGAAGGGTATGAAGTGCTCGTCTCGCGTCCCGAAGTAATTCTAAAGAAAGATTCCTCGGGCCGCACGCTCGAACCGTTCGAGACCTTGTGGGCGGAAGTGCCGGCTGAGTGTCTCGGCGACGTGATGCAAAACCTGGCCGGCCGCAAGGCGCAGATCACGAACATGCAGCACCATGCGCACGGCGTGAGCCTGGAGTGCACCATCCCGACGCGCGGTCTCATCGGTTTGGAGACAGACCTGACCAATCTCACCAATGGCCGCGGCGTGATCAGCCATATGTTCAAGAGTTACGAACCTTTCAGCGGCGAGATCACCACGCGACTCACCGGCACGCTGGTTTCAATGGAAACCGGCATCGCCACGGCCTGGGCGCTCAATAACATCCAGGAGCGTGGTCGTCTCTTCGTCGGACCGCAGGAAGAGGTTTACGCCGGTATGATCATCGGGGAGAACCCCCGTGCAGAAGACATGCCCGTCAATCCGACCAAGACCAAGCATTTGACGAACATGCGCAGCCAGGGTGACGGCAAAGGGATTCAATTGGAACCCGCGCTGAAGATGAGCCTCGAACGTGCGATCGAGTACATCGCCGCTGACGAATACGTTGAAGCCACGCCGAAGAATCTTCGTTTGCGCAAGAAGATCCTGAACGCAACGCAACGCAAACGCTCCGCGCAATCGCAGTCCGCCGAAGCGCTGGCGTAAGCAGGCGCGGTTGGCGTTGTGTGAATCGACGCGCAAACAAAGGACCAGCCAGGTGCCAAGGCCACAATTTCAAAGCGTTGGAGCCGTTCAAAAGTTCACCCGCCGCGGTAACACGCTCGATTTTCACTGCCAGCGCGGGCGCGTTAGCGTTGCCATTCTTTCCGACAGTATCGTCCGTGTGCGAGCTACTCAGGCAAACAACTTCGATCCCGACTTCTCGTACGCGGTGGCGAAGACAAAATGGCCGAAGGTGAAGGCGGCGATTCGTGGTGGCAAGGCGGTCACCATTCGCACGAAGAAACTGCTGGTGACCATCAGCAAGGCGCCGTTTCGGATCGAGTTCGCCAAGCCCGACGGCACGCCGTTGAACGGCGATGAGCGGGCCCATGGGATGGGGTGGGAGGGGACGAAGGGCCGCAGTCATCGGCAGCTCGCGGCGGACGAGATGTTCTTCGGTTGTGGCGAGAAGACCAGCCCGCTCAACAAGCGCGGATCGAAGACGACGTTCTGGAACAAGGACGATCCGGATCACACCTACCTGAACGAAGCCATTTACGTTTCGATTCCCTTTTTGATCTCCACGCGGCCGGGCGCGCATTACGGAATCTTTTGGGACAACACGCATCGGACGCATTTCAACCTCGGGCAGGTTGAGGACGAGAAGCATTACATCCTCGAATCTGACGCTGGGGAGATTGATTACTATTTTTTTGCCGGCGACTCGGTGCGCGAGGTGGTGCGGGGTTATGCAGAATTGACAGGCCGGATGTGGATGCCGCCACGCTGGGCGCTGGGCTTTCAGCAGTGCCGTTGGAGTTATATGAGCGCGGCGGAGATCATGGATGTGGCCAGGGATTTCCGTAAACGCAAGATCCCCTGCGACGTGATCTACTGCGACATCGATTACATGGACGGCTACCGGGTCTTCACGTGGAACCCCCAGACATTCCCCAAACCGCGCAAGATGATTCAGGACCTTGCCAGGATGGGCTTCAAGCTCGTCACGATCATCGATCCCGGCGTGAAGAACGACAATAAATACGCTGTGTGTCGCGACGGGCGGGAGAAGGGGATGTTCTTGAAGAAGCCGGAGGGTGGATGGTTTACGGGCAATGTCTGGCCCGGTGAATGTGTTTTCCCGGATTTTACCAATCCACGTGTGCGGCAATGGTGGGGGCCGTGGCACAAAGAGTTGTTGGACGTTGGCGTGGCGGGGATCTGGAATGACATGAACGAGCCGGCAGTGTGGAACCATCCCGGTGGCACCATGCCGCTCGATATCCCGCATGATTACGACGGCCAGCCGACTACGCACGAGCGCGCCCACAATGTGTACGGTTTCAATATGGCGCGCGCCTGTCATGAAGCCTTGCGCGGGCTGCGACCGAACCAGCGGCCGTTCCTAATTACCCGCTCGGCTTATGCCGGTATTCAGCGGTACTCGATGGTCTGGACTGGCGACAACCAAAGCTTGTGGGAGCAGTTGGCGGTCAGCATTCCCGAGTGCCTCAACCTCAGCCTTTCCGGCGTCCCGTTCTGCGGTCCCGATGTCGGCGGGTTCGGTGGCGATTGCACGGGAGAACTACTCGCGCGCTGGACGCAGGCCGGCGCGTTCTTTCCATTCTTCCGCAACCACACCGCGTTACATACCCGACGACAGGAACCGTGGGCGTTCGGCAGGAAAGTGGAGGATGTCTGCCGTCGCTACATCAGCTTGCGCTACCAGCTCTTGCCCTATTTCTATAATCTGTTCCATGAAGCGGCGGTAAACGCCGCGCCGATCATGCGCCCGTTGTTTTGGGAGTTTCCCGACGATCCACACGGCTTCGCGGTGGATGACCAATTTCTTTTGGGTGCATCATTACTTGTCGCGCCCATTATCAAGCCGGGAGCCCGTCAGCGTGCGGTCTATTTGCCGGACGGCAGCGACTGGTACGATTATTGGACGAAACAGAAACACGGCGGTGGCCAGCATGTTACTGCGCCCGCGCCATTCGACACGCTACCGCTTTTCGTGCGCGCGGGCTCGATAATACCGATGACCAAACCGATGGAATTCATCGGCCGGAAATCGATCGGTGAGATCATCCTCGATGTTTATCCCGGTAAGAAGACAGTCGGTTGTCTTTACGAAGATGATGGCGAAAGTTTTGACTACGAGCGGGGCGCGTATTCTCTGACGCATTTCTCGTGGGCGGATGGCAGGTTGAAGGTTGATAAAAACAAGACCGGCTACAAATCAGCCGCGAAGAAGTATCGGGTGCGAGTTAGCGGCGCCTGATCTGTCTATCGTCGTGAGACAAACGGGCTACCCTTGATGTAGAAACGCAGGTGTCTCTTCGCCCAATGTCTTGCATAATCCACGCCGATCCGCGGTCGTTTGACAATCGCGAAGGGGTTGGTCCTGGGTGGCGCGGCGATGTAGAAATCGTCGCTTAATAGATCGTGCCCGGTGAGACGTTTATCAATGCGTAGCGCGTTGCACAGCAAACCGGGACCCTGGGTGGGTCCTTTGACATTCTTCACCGGCTCGACCGCCCTCAATAACACGGCTGAAGCGTGGCCTTCGCGTTCGGTAACCACGTTCATGCAACAGTACATCCCATAAATCAGATAAACATACGCGTGGCCAGGAGGTCCGAACATTACTTTGGTCCGCGGGGTCAGCCCACGGGCAGAGTGCGCCGCCAGATCATGCGGTCCAAGATAGGCCTCAACCTCGACGATCTTGCCGATGCGCTCCATGTGGCGAGATTTATGGATGAGATATTTCCCAAGCAATTCCTTCGCAACCACAATCGTGTCCCGGTCGTAAAAGGAGCGCGGCAACTTTCGCATTGCGGCACGGCAGAGAGCGGTCATCCTATTTCCGCCGCATCAAGATCGACCAGCCAAGTGGGCGGAAATCGCTCTCGTTGGTGGCGAAGCGGAACTCTCGCAATTCGAGGATGTCAAACAGCGGCCCGAGTTCAGAGCGGATGTCCTGTTCGCTGACCACCGGAGGACCCGGGTCTGATTCCTCCTTGGCATTTCCGGCAAGGCTTAGAAACCAACTACCGTTGTGCGTTGCCTGCTTTAGGAATTCCTGAAATGCCTTCAGGTCTTCCGTCCGCAGGCAGTGATACACGCCCCGGTCAAAAAGAATGTCATACGGCCCACCGAGATTGTCCCGCAAGACGTCTGCTACGCGAAAGTCCACGTCCACGCCGGCCTTGCGCGCTTTATCGCGCGCAGTCTGAATGGCTTGGTCGACGATGTCCACTGCCGTGACATGGAATCCGCGTCGGGCCAGTTCGATGGCGTTCGTCCCCGTGCCGCAACCAATCTCCAGAACTGAACGTCCCGACAGCTTTCCGTCATGCAAGACGCGGAGCAATTCCTCGCTTGGCGCTCCCGAATCCCATGGCGTCTTCCCGCTCGCGTATCTTTCAGCGAAATCAGGTTTCTCGTGCATGTTGGTTCCCGCAAAAAGCAGCCAGCGAACACCCGGGTCACTTCTTCTCAGCCTGCTTCACAAACTCGGCGTTGATTTGGATCGTGACATCCTCGCCGACCATGACTCCACCGGCTTCAATGACTTTATTCCATGTCAGGCCATAGTCCTTGCGATTGAGCTTCCCAGTCACTTCGAAGCCCATGATGGTGCCGCCCATCGGGCCCTTGACCGGACCTTTGAGCGTGAAGGGGAGGGAAACATCCTTCGTCACGCCGTGCATCGTAAACTTGCCAACCAGGACCTGGCCATTGCCATCCTTCTTGACCTCCGTACTCTCGAAGGTGATCGTCGGGAACTTTTCGGCGTCAAAGAAATCAGGGCTGCGCAAATGGTTGTCGCGCTTCTCGATGTCGGTGTCGATGCTCTTGGCCTGGATCGTCCCGCTGGCTGCCTTCAGCACGTTGCTGTTATCCGGGTCGACCGTGATTGTGCCCTCAAACTGGCGAAAGCGTCCGTGCACGGTGTTGACGACCATGTGGTCAATGGAGAAGTTGATGGAACTATGCATGGGATCGGCCTTGTACGTATCCAACGCCAGCGTAGTTGATGCGACCAAGGCGCTGACGGCCCAGCTGACGACGATGCGGGTAATTCTCATGGTGATTATCTCTCCTTAGGTTGTGTGTTCCGGTCAATTTAGGCGACTGCGATCCCAGCAGCCAGTCGCGCGGGCAGCGTGGCATGAATTTTATTTCAAATCAATCGCTTACTGTTCCAGTTTTGCGTCCATGGTGATGGTGGCATTCAGTACGCGTGAAATCGGGCAGCCCGCCTTGGCGTTGCCGGCCGCTGTTGCGAATGACGCCGCCGTTGCGCCGGGAACTTTCGCCGTAACGTCGAGGTGCACCGCTGTGAGCGTCCAACCGGCTTCAAGTTTTTCCATGGTTACGGTAGCCGTCGTGGCGATCCGTTCCGCTTTCAGGTTCGCGCCACCCAGTTGCCCGGATAGCGCCATCGAGAAACAACCCGCATGCGCCGCGGCGATAAGTTCCTCGGGATTGGTCCCGATGCCGTTCTCGAACCGGGTGCTGAAGGAGTACTGCGCATCCTTCAATACTCCACTGTCGGTCGAGATCGTGCCCTTGCCATCCTTCAACGCGCCTTGCCACACCGCTGATGCTTTTCGTTTCATAGTATCGTCTCTCCGTAATAAAGGTGATGCTGTTTTATAAGATCGCTTTCACGACACCGCCCTCGGCCCGCACCGCCGCGCCATTGATGGCGATAGCCTCGGGAGAACAGACAAAGACGACGACATTGGCTACTTCAGCGGGATCAAGGAACCGCTTGAGCAGGGATGACGGGCGGACATTCTTGAAAAACTCCTTCTCGAAATCCGCCGGTGTCATGCGTTGCTGTTTCGCGAGTTCGGCCACAAAGGTGGTTACACCCTCCGAGGCCGTTGGGCCGGCCAGCACGCTATTGACTGTCACTCTGGTTCCCGCGCACCCTTCCGCGATGCCGCGCGCGACGGCAATCTGTGCCGTCTTGGTCATGCCGTAATGAACCATCTCCGCGGGAGTCAGGACGGCGCTCTCGCTCGAAATGAAGACGATGCGGCCCCAATCACGCTGTTTCATACCGGACAGATATGCGCGGCTCAGCCTCACACCGGACATGACATTCACTTCAAACATGCGCAACCAATCCGCGTCCGGAATCTCGGCAAAAGCCTTGGGCTCGAAGATGCCCAGATTATTCACGAGAATGTCCACCGATGGGAGGCGGCTTGCCAGACGCTCGCAACCAGCAGCCGTTCCCAAATCTTCGGCGATTCCTTCAATAATCGCGTCCGGAATCTCGCGTCGAATTGTCGCGAGCGCCGCATCGACACGCGCCTGAGTCCGCCCATTGACAAATACCCGCGCTCCTTCCCGAGCGAGTCCCAGAGCGATGGCATAACCGATACCGGCTGTTGAGCCAGACACAAGCGCTGTTTTTCCGTTGAGTTTCAGGTTCATGTTCTTTCGCTGCCGATTGGATAACTACCAGGGAATTACGTTTCTGTCCCGCA
This portion of the Verrucomicrobiia bacterium genome encodes:
- a CDS encoding glycoside hydrolase family 31 protein; amino-acid sequence: MPRPQFQSVGAVQKFTRRGNTLDFHCQRGRVSVAILSDSIVRVRATQANNFDPDFSYAVAKTKWPKVKAAIRGGKAVTIRTKKLLVTISKAPFRIEFAKPDGTPLNGDERAHGMGWEGTKGRSHRQLAADEMFFGCGEKTSPLNKRGSKTTFWNKDDPDHTYLNEAIYVSIPFLISTRPGAHYGIFWDNTHRTHFNLGQVEDEKHYILESDAGEIDYYFFAGDSVREVVRGYAELTGRMWMPPRWALGFQQCRWSYMSAAEIMDVARDFRKRKIPCDVIYCDIDYMDGYRVFTWNPQTFPKPRKMIQDLARMGFKLVTIIDPGVKNDNKYAVCRDGREKGMFLKKPEGGWFTGNVWPGECVFPDFTNPRVRQWWGPWHKELLDVGVAGIWNDMNEPAVWNHPGGTMPLDIPHDYDGQPTTHERAHNVYGFNMARACHEALRGLRPNQRPFLITRSAYAGIQRYSMVWTGDNQSLWEQLAVSIPECLNLSLSGVPFCGPDVGGFGGDCTGELLARWTQAGAFFPFFRNHTALHTRRQEPWAFGRKVEDVCRRYISLRYQLLPYFYNLFHEAAVNAAPIMRPLFWEFPDDPHGFAVDDQFLLGASLLVAPIIKPGARQRAVYLPDGSDWYDYWTKQKHGGGQHVTAPAPFDTLPLFVRAGSIIPMTKPMEFIGRKSIGEIILDVYPGKKTVGCLYEDDGESFDYERGAYSLTHFSWADGRLKVDKNKTGYKSAAKKYRVRVSGA
- a CDS encoding DNA-3-methyladenine glycosylase gives rise to the protein MRKLPRSFYDRDTIVVAKELLGKYLIHKSRHMERIGKIVEVEAYLGPHDLAAHSARGLTPRTKVMFGPPGHAYVYLIYGMYCCMNVVTEREGHASAVLLRAVEPVKNVKGPTQGPGLLCNALRIDKRLTGHDLLSDDFYIAAPPRTNPFAIVKRPRIGVDYARHWAKRHLRFYIKGSPFVSRR
- a CDS encoding class I SAM-dependent methyltransferase, whose product is MHEKPDFAERYASGKTPWDSGAPSEELLRVLHDGKLSGRSVLEIGCGTGTNAIELARRGFHVTAVDIVDQAIQTARDKARKAGVDVDFRVADVLRDNLGGPYDILFDRGVYHCLRTEDLKAFQEFLKQATHNGSWFLSLAGNAKEESDPGPPVVSEQDIRSELGPLFDILELREFRFATNESDFRPLGWSILMRRK
- a CDS encoding YceI family protein codes for the protein MRITRIVVSWAVSALVASTTLALDTYKADPMHSSINFSIDHMVVNTVHGRFRQFEGTITVDPDNSNVLKAASGTIQAKSIDTDIEKRDNHLRSPDFFDAEKFPTITFESTEVKKDGNGQVLVGKFTMHGVTKDVSLPFTLKGPVKGPMGGTIMGFEVTGKLNRKDYGLTWNKVIEAGGVMVGEDVTIQINAEFVKQAEKK
- a CDS encoding OsmC family protein — its product is MKRKASAVWQGALKDGKGTISTDSGVLKDAQYSFSTRFENGIGTNPEELIAAAHAGCFSMALSGQLGGANLKAERIATTATVTMEKLEAGWTLTAVHLDVTAKVPGATAASFATAAGNAKAGCPISRVLNATITMDAKLEQ
- a CDS encoding SDR family oxidoreductase: MNLKLNGKTALVSGSTAGIGYAIALGLAREGARVFVNGRTQARVDAALATIRREIPDAIIEGIAEDLGTAAGCERLASRLPSVDILVNNLGIFEPKAFAEIPDADWLRMFEVNVMSGVRLSRAYLSGMKQRDWGRIVFISSESAVLTPAEMVHYGMTKTAQIAVARGIAEGCAGTRVTVNSVLAGPTASEGVTTFVAELAKQQRMTPADFEKEFFKNVRPSSLLKRFLDPAEVANVVVFVCSPEAIAINGAAVRAEGGVVKAIL